Proteins co-encoded in one Ziziphus jujuba cultivar Dongzao chromosome 9, ASM3175591v1 genomic window:
- the LOC125424298 gene encoding nucleoporin NSP1 → MKSSCAILALLLLVLFASTIESRIEPGAYWRSVMKDQPMPKAIHRLIPSYSVAEHSNEKSNCNEEEVNSFGENSRSKPDTTIIYNDHVKTAKSSVKQFEATPDVTVIYNDDVKSTKSSSVKNFDGSSDATIIYNDAKPAKSSGQSFEAAPDVTIIYNGAKPGESFKVAPDATIIYNGAKPAKSSGESFEAAPDATIIYNGAKPAKSSGESFDVAPDATIIYNGAKPAKSAGESFYVASDATIIYNGAKPAKSSGESFEAAPDATIIYNGAKPAKSSGESFDVAPDATIIYNGAKPAKSSDESFEAAPDATIIYNGAKPAKSSGESFDVAPDATIIYNGAKPAKSSDESFEAAPDATIIYNGAKPAKSAGESFYVAPDATIIYNGAKPAKSSGESSEAAPDVKIIFNGAKLAKPSIESFEAAPDATIIYNDPKPVQPYEAAPDVTIIYNDAKPAKSTIKYFETTPDATIIYNGAKPAESTVQDFEGTSDTIVYHDDARKAESFVKDFVTAPDVTATYHGGFGSL, encoded by the exons ATGAAATCCTCTTGTGCCATCTTAGCTCTCCTTCTCCTTGTTTTG TTTGCTAGTACTATTGAGTCAAGGATTGAACCAGGAGCATACTGGAGAAGTGTGATGAAAGATCAGCCTATGCCAAAGGCAATTCACAGGCTTATTCCTTCATATTCAGTAGCAGAGCATTCCAACGAAAAATCCAACTGCAATGAAGAAGAAGTGAACTCTTTTGGTGAGAACTCTAGATCCAAACCTGATACCacaataatttacaatgatcatGTTAAAACAGCAAAATCTTCTGTCAAGCAATTCGAAGCCACGCCGGATGTCACAGTTATTTACAATGATGATGTTAAATCGACAAAATCTTCTTCGGTGAAGAACTTTGATGGCTCTTCTGATGCCacaattatttataatgatgCTAAACCGGCAAAATCCTCTGGTCAGAGTTTTGAGGCTGCCCCTGATGTCACAATCATTTACAATGGCGCTAAACCAGGTGAGAGTTTTAAGGTTGCCCCTGATGCCACAATCATTTACAATGGTGCTAAACCAGCAAAATCCtctggtgagagttttgaggctGCCCCTGATGCCACAATCATTTACAATGGCGCTAAACCAGCAAAATCCTCTGGTGAGAGTTTTGATGTTGCCCCAGATGCCACAATCATTTACAATGGTGCTAAACCAGCAAAATCCGCTGGTGAGAGTTTTTATGTTGCCTCTGATGCCACAATTATCTACAATGGTGCTAAACCAGCAAAATCCtctggtgagagttttgaggctGCCCCTGATGCCACAATCATTTACAATGGTGCTAAACCAGCAAAATCCTCTGGTGAGAGTTTTGATGTTGCCCCTGATGCCACAATTATCTACAATGGTGCTAAACCAGCAAAATCCTCTGACGAGAGTTTTGAGGCTGCCCCTGATGCCACAATCATTTACAATGGTGCTAAACCAGCAAAATCCTCTGGTGAGAGTTTTGATGTTGCCCCTGATGCCACAATTATCTACAATGGTGCTAAACCAGCAAAATCCTCTGACGAGAGTTTTGAGGCTGCCCCTGATGCCACAATCATTTACAATGGTGCTAAACCAGCAAAATCCGCTGGTGAGAGTTTTTATGTTGCCCCTGATGCCACAATTATCTACAATGGTGCTAAACCAGCAAAATCCTCTGGTGAGAGCTCTGAGGCTGCCCCTGatgtcaaaattattttcaatggtGCCAAACTAGCAAAACCCTCTATTGAGAGTTTTGAGGCTGCCCCTGATGCCACAATTATTTACAATGATCCTAAACCAGTACAACCCTATGAGGCTGCCCCTGATGTCacaattatttataatgatgCTAAACCAGCTAAATCCACCATCAAGTACTTTGAGACCACCCCTGATGCCACAATTATTTACAATGGTGCCAAGCCTGCAGAATCCACTGTTCAAGACTTCGAAGGCACATCCGACACAATTGTTTACCATGATGATGCAAGAAAAGCAGAATCCTTTGTTAAGGACTTCGTGACTGCACCTGATGTCACAGCAACCTACCATGGTGGCTTTGGGTCCTTATAA
- the LOC107426898 gene encoding uncharacterized protein LOC107426898 isoform X1 yields MKSPCVILALLSLLLITSTMESRIEPEAYRRSVMKDQPMPKAIHRLIPSYSAPKHANERSYFNNKEEANSSGENSYSTPDVSISYNDVVKTGRPSVKHYETSPDVSVIYNDDVKATKPSVKNFEAAPDVSVVYQDARTKGSLIKDFETAPDVSIIYQDARTKGSPIKDFEAAPDVSIIYNNNDAKTAKYSVEVFEATPDVSIIYNDKKPTESTVRDFDQVTPDTTIIYNGAKPAKSTVKNFERIPDVSIIYQDDVKTGKSYVKHLEDTSDVTIIYHDDAETAESFVKDFETVPDVTATYHGGVGPYKGQKPSAKPRPEKSVNVG; encoded by the exons ATGAAATCCCCTTGTGTTATTTTAGCTCTCCTTTCCCTTCTTTTG ATTACTAGTACCATGGAATCAAGAATTGAACCAGAAGCATACCGGAGAAGTGTGATGAAAGATCAACCTATGCCAAAGGCAATTCACAGGCTCATTCCTTCATATTCAGCACCAAAGCATGCCAATGAAAGATCCTACTTCAATAATAAAGAAGAAGCGAACTCTTCCGGTGAGAACTCTTATTCCACGCCTGATGTCTCAATTAGTTACAATGACGTTGTTAAAACAGGAAGACCTTCTGTTAAGCATTATGAAACCTCCCCTGATGTCTCAGTTATTTACAACGACGATGTTAAAGCTACAAAACCATCTGTTAAGAACTTTGAGGCCGCACCTGACGTCTCAGTTGTTTACCAAGATGCTAGAACAAAAGGGTCTTTGATTAAGGACTTTGAGACCGCACCTGATGTCTCAATTATTTACCAAGACGCTAGAACAAAAGGGTCTCCAATTAAGGACTTTGAGGCAGCACCGGATGTCtcaattatttacaataataatgATGCTAAAACAGCAAAATACTCTGTGGAGGTGTTTGAAGCCACCCCTGACGTCTCAATTATATACAATGATAAAAAGCCAACGGAATCCACAGTCAGGGATTTTGATCAGGTCACCCCGGACACCACAATTATTTATAATGGTGCTAAACCAGCAAAATCCACTGTTAAAAACTTTGAAAGAATTCCGGATGTCTCAATTATTTACCAAGATGATGTTAAAACAGGAAAATCCTATGTTAAGCACTTAGAAGACACATCCGATGTCACAATTATTTACCATGATGATGCAGAAACAGCAGAATCCTTTGTTAAGGACTTTGAGACCGTGCCTGATGTCACAGCAACCTACCATGGTGGTGTTGGTCCTTATAAGGGACAGAAACCATCTGCTAAGCCAAGGCCAGAGAAATCTGTTAACGTGGGGTGA
- the LOC107426898 gene encoding uncharacterized protein LOC107426898 isoform X2: MKSPCVILALLSLLLITSTMESRIEPEAYRRSVMKDQPMPKAIHRLIPSYSAPKHANERSYFNNKEEANSSVIYNDDVKATKPSVKNFEAAPDVSVVYQDARTKGSLIKDFETAPDVSIIYQDARTKGSPIKDFEAAPDVSIIYNNNDAKTAKYSVEVFEATPDVSIIYNDKKPTESTVRDFDQVTPDTTIIYNGAKPAKSTVKNFERIPDVSIIYQDDVKTGKSYVKHLEDTSDVTIIYHDDAETAESFVKDFETVPDVTATYHGGVGPYKGQKPSAKPRPEKSVNVG; this comes from the exons ATGAAATCCCCTTGTGTTATTTTAGCTCTCCTTTCCCTTCTTTTG ATTACTAGTACCATGGAATCAAGAATTGAACCAGAAGCATACCGGAGAAGTGTGATGAAAGATCAACCTATGCCAAAGGCAATTCACAGGCTCATTCCTTCATATTCAGCACCAAAGCATGCCAATGAAAGATCCTACTTCAATAATAAAGAAGAAGCGAACTCTTCCG TTATTTACAACGACGATGTTAAAGCTACAAAACCATCTGTTAAGAACTTTGAGGCCGCACCTGACGTCTCAGTTGTTTACCAAGATGCTAGAACAAAAGGGTCTTTGATTAAGGACTTTGAGACCGCACCTGATGTCTCAATTATTTACCAAGACGCTAGAACAAAAGGGTCTCCAATTAAGGACTTTGAGGCAGCACCGGATGTCtcaattatttacaataataatgATGCTAAAACAGCAAAATACTCTGTGGAGGTGTTTGAAGCCACCCCTGACGTCTCAATTATATACAATGATAAAAAGCCAACGGAATCCACAGTCAGGGATTTTGATCAGGTCACCCCGGACACCACAATTATTTATAATGGTGCTAAACCAGCAAAATCCACTGTTAAAAACTTTGAAAGAATTCCGGATGTCTCAATTATTTACCAAGATGATGTTAAAACAGGAAAATCCTATGTTAAGCACTTAGAAGACACATCCGATGTCACAATTATTTACCATGATGATGCAGAAACAGCAGAATCCTTTGTTAAGGACTTTGAGACCGTGCCTGATGTCACAGCAACCTACCATGGTGGTGTTGGTCCTTATAAGGGACAGAAACCATCTGCTAAGCCAAGGCCAGAGAAATCTGTTAACGTGGGGTGA